The Trueperaceae bacterium genome includes a window with the following:
- a CDS encoding septum site-determining protein MinC, whose translation MKARGTRGGILLSLEPGDDVAKVEESLNAHADLLKERVALEVSDRTPVEVIEAVARSVRDAGGTFTDVRPPVNKLQSRGETVIVARTVRSGGRVESTGSVVVLGDVNAGAEVLANDDIIVIGTLRGLAHAGAGGNEKAVIWAERILSPQLRIGGAVAQAAGHDEANGRGPEVALLKDGAIVIRPWS comes from the coding sequence GTGAAGGCCAGGGGTACGCGCGGCGGCATACTGCTGAGCCTCGAGCCCGGCGACGACGTCGCCAAGGTCGAGGAGTCGCTCAACGCCCACGCCGACCTGCTCAAGGAGAGGGTCGCGCTCGAGGTCTCCGACAGGACGCCGGTCGAGGTGATCGAGGCCGTGGCCCGCAGCGTGCGCGACGCCGGCGGCACGTTCACCGACGTGCGTCCGCCGGTGAACAAGCTGCAGTCGCGGGGCGAGACCGTTATCGTCGCGCGCACCGTGCGCAGCGGCGGACGCGTCGAGTCCACGGGCTCCGTGGTGGTCCTCGGCGACGTGAACGCCGGCGCCGAGGTCCTCGCCAACGACGACATCATCGTGATCGGCACCCTGCGGGGCCTGGCCCACGCCGGCGCCGGCGGCAACGAGAAGGCGGTGATCTGGGCCGAGCGCATCTTGAGCCCCCAGCTCCGCATCGGCGGTGCCGTGGCGCAGGCCGCCGGCCACGACGAGGCGAACGGACGCGGCCCCGAGGTCGCGCTCCTGAAGGACGGGGCCATCGTCATAAGGCCCTGGTC
- a CDS encoding penicillin-binding transpeptidase domain-containing protein: MVARMRLLLAFFFTVLAVFTGRLMVLQLVRTEEYALKSIQNSLAQQRITPLRGRILARDGTVLADDRVAHDLMYRGGPAPEWERIKALLGVTGDLREPDPTKPEEVVSGAVAVWNIPDELVPAVEERVAGSENLYLRERIERTYPTNLAAQVVGYTQQADPVRNPGYSVNDLVGVSGIEAAYEAALFGGAGARQVEVDSGGTVVASHVLWSAQPGYDVVLTIDPQLQRLAEDVLQRSLTYVNEDRLRVGLPTEDVAKGAIIALDPRTGEVLAMASSPTYDQNVFTHRPSDPEAVEAILHDDDNPLTNRAVEAYPPASTFKVVTSSTLLENGYVTPDQRFPCTAVFRYGGITWRNWATFDKGMYDVRHAIADSCNTYYWNAAYSTPDFGRGWAPFIADLVERARELGFGRPTGVGLLEEKAGRIPDDQWVRAQPRYEHGWLPGFTLNTVIGQGDVLATPVQIAQFVCTIANRGLMPRPFLVKRIGDQVMEPRVTQVPGVHWETLIDGMELMFTDYPSANTMGPRVYPWTVAGKTGTAQTGRGGDWTHAWFMGFSPVEEPQIALVVFIEYGGSSSRVSVPVARDFLAGYWQLKGVEVQASR; this comes from the coding sequence ATGGTCGCGCGGATGCGCCTCCTGCTGGCGTTCTTCTTCACCGTCCTGGCGGTGTTCACCGGGCGGCTCATGGTCCTGCAGCTCGTGCGGACCGAGGAGTACGCGCTCAAGAGCATCCAGAACTCGCTGGCCCAGCAGCGCATCACGCCGCTCAGGGGACGGATCCTGGCGCGCGACGGCACCGTGCTGGCCGACGACCGCGTGGCCCACGACCTCATGTACAGGGGCGGGCCGGCGCCCGAGTGGGAGCGCATCAAGGCGCTGCTGGGCGTCACCGGCGACCTGCGCGAGCCCGACCCTACGAAGCCGGAGGAGGTCGTGAGCGGCGCCGTGGCCGTGTGGAACATCCCAGACGAGCTGGTGCCGGCGGTCGAGGAGCGCGTGGCGGGCAGCGAGAACCTCTACCTGCGCGAGCGCATCGAGCGCACCTACCCCACGAACCTGGCGGCGCAGGTCGTCGGCTACACGCAGCAGGCCGACCCCGTGCGCAACCCGGGCTACTCGGTCAACGACCTGGTGGGCGTCTCCGGCATCGAGGCGGCCTACGAGGCGGCGCTCTTCGGCGGCGCGGGCGCGCGTCAGGTGGAGGTGGACTCCGGCGGCACCGTCGTCGCCTCGCACGTGCTGTGGTCGGCCCAGCCCGGCTACGACGTCGTGCTCACCATAGACCCGCAGCTGCAGCGCCTGGCCGAGGACGTCCTGCAGCGGTCGCTGACGTACGTGAACGAGGACCGCCTGCGCGTCGGCCTGCCCACGGAGGACGTGGCCAAGGGCGCGATCATCGCCCTCGACCCGCGCACGGGCGAGGTGCTGGCGATGGCCAGCTCGCCCACCTACGACCAGAACGTGTTCACGCACCGGCCGTCGGACCCCGAGGCCGTCGAGGCGATCCTCCACGACGACGACAACCCGCTGACGAACCGCGCGGTCGAGGCCTACCCGCCGGCGTCGACGTTCAAGGTCGTGACCTCCTCGACGCTGCTCGAGAACGGCTACGTCACGCCCGACCAGCGCTTCCCCTGCACCGCGGTGTTCCGCTACGGCGGCATCACCTGGCGCAACTGGGCCACCTTCGACAAGGGCATGTACGACGTGCGCCACGCGATCGCCGACAGCTGCAACACCTACTACTGGAACGCGGCCTACTCGACCCCCGACTTCGGTCGCGGCTGGGCGCCCTTCATCGCCGACCTCGTCGAGCGCGCCCGCGAGCTGGGGTTCGGACGCCCCACCGGCGTCGGCCTGCTCGAGGAGAAGGCCGGCCGCATACCTGACGACCAGTGGGTGAGGGCCCAGCCCCGTTACGAGCACGGCTGGCTCCCAGGCTTCACCCTCAACACCGTGATCGGCCAGGGCGACGTGCTGGCGACGCCGGTGCAGATCGCCCAGTTCGTGTGCACGATCGCCAACCGCGGGCTGATGCCGCGGCCGTTCCTCGTCAAGCGCATCGGCGACCAGGTGATGGAGCCGCGCGTCACGCAGGTGCCCGGCGTCCACTGGGAGACGCTCATCGACGGCATGGAGCTGATGTTCACCGACTACCCCTCGGCGAACACCATGGGCCCGCGCGTCTACCCGTGGACGGTCGCCGGCAAGACCGGCACGGCCCAGACCGGCCGCGGCGGCGATTGGACCCACGCCTGGTTCATGGGCTTCAGCCCCGTCGAGGAGCCTCAGATCGCCCTCGTGGTATTCATCGAGTACGGCGGCTCCAGCTCGCGCGTCTCGGTCCCGGTGGCCCGGGACTTCCTCGCCGGGTACTGGCAGCTCAAGGGTGTGGAGGTGCAGGCTTCCCGGTGA
- the mreD gene encoding rod shape-determining protein MreD, which produces MRLVLFYLVLLVSQGFLSALLAPLPAPDLFLLAALTLLWRVQPWQLVLVAYGIGLVQDVAGQGVLGMHAMALAGGALAATFVRAQLTNAGALERLLVVFVAVVGKWAVMALLLAWLVGGPYSLDRLGAVVAVESALTVLAGLLVLPWSAALLDKSRVLQKELI; this is translated from the coding sequence ATGCGCCTGGTGCTCTTCTACCTGGTCCTGCTCGTGTCGCAGGGCTTCCTCTCGGCGCTCCTCGCGCCGCTGCCGGCGCCCGACCTCTTCCTCCTCGCGGCGCTGACCCTCCTGTGGCGGGTCCAGCCGTGGCAGCTCGTGCTCGTCGCCTACGGCATCGGCCTCGTCCAGGACGTCGCCGGCCAGGGGGTCCTCGGCATGCACGCGATGGCGCTGGCCGGCGGGGCGCTGGCCGCCACGTTCGTGCGCGCGCAGCTCACGAACGCGGGCGCCCTCGAGCGCCTGCTCGTCGTCTTCGTCGCCGTGGTGGGCAAGTGGGCCGTGATGGCCCTGCTCCTCGCCTGGCTCGTCGGCGGGCCGTACAGCCTCGACAGGCTCGGCGCCGTCGTCGCCGTCGAGAGCGCGCTCACCGTGCTGGCCGGGCTGCTCGTGCTGCCGTGGAGCGCCGCGCTCCTCGACAAGAGCCGCGTGCTGCAGAAGGAGCTCATCTGA
- a CDS encoding GNAT family N-acetyltransferase: protein MPDGTAARRGAAAKRFTVERAPADLAGRRAFAARVVAHLARHEAENNLPIGVANSVADGLYTGDDVELLLAVDAAGETRAALVMTPPHHLLVAYGDDEDARATLLADMRSRGAVPPGVTGIEPDAAAVARWWAEGEGLAVRQGMRQGVYRLSRVLPAARAPGSVRVATAGDAALVVPWFEAFYAEVNVHICSPEEAFRLFIGHEYRRLYLFEVGGEPVSLAGLGARTPHGRRIGPVYTPPPFRRRSYAESLVASVSEGVLAAGYRFCFLYTDLANPTSNPLYERIGYERIAESAEYGLVRPGG from the coding sequence ATGCCCGACGGTACTGCGGCTCGACGCGGCGCGGCGGCGAAGCGTTTCACCGTCGAGCGCGCCCCCGCCGACCTCGCGGGTCGGCGGGCGTTCGCCGCGCGGGTCGTCGCCCACCTGGCCAGGCACGAGGCCGAGAACAACCTGCCCATAGGGGTCGCGAACTCCGTGGCCGACGGCCTCTACACCGGGGACGACGTCGAGCTCCTCCTCGCCGTCGACGCCGCCGGCGAGACCCGCGCCGCCCTCGTGATGACCCCGCCGCACCACCTGCTCGTGGCCTACGGCGACGACGAGGACGCGCGCGCGACGCTCCTCGCCGACATGCGCTCGCGCGGCGCGGTGCCGCCCGGCGTCACGGGCATCGAGCCGGACGCCGCGGCGGTCGCGCGCTGGTGGGCCGAGGGCGAGGGGCTCGCGGTGCGGCAAGGCATGCGCCAGGGCGTGTACCGTCTCTCGCGCGTGCTGCCTGCGGCCAGGGCGCCCGGCAGCGTGAGGGTCGCGACCGCCGGCGACGCCGCGCTGGTCGTGCCGTGGTTCGAGGCCTTCTACGCCGAGGTGAACGTGCACATCTGCTCCCCGGAGGAGGCCTTCCGCCTCTTCATCGGCCACGAGTACCGGCGGCTCTACCTCTTCGAGGTGGGGGGCGAGCCGGTGAGCCTCGCCGGCCTGGGAGCGCGCACGCCCCACGGACGGCGCATCGGGCCGGTCTACACGCCGCCGCCGTTCCGTCGGCGCAGCTACGCCGAGAGCCTAGTGGCGAGCGTGAGCGAGGGCGTGCTGGCCGCTGGCTACCGCTTCTGCTTCCTCTACACCGACCTCGCGAACCCCACCTCGAACCCGCTCTACGAGCGGATCGGGTACGAGCGCATCGCGGAGTCCGCCGAGTACGGCCTGGTGCGACCGGGCGGTTGA
- a CDS encoding isoaspartyl peptidase/L-asparaginase produces MAMLLIHGGAGTVPERYRDAYRAGLREAADAGYRELLASGDPVGAVIASVSAMESNERAFNAGVGGAPTREGRVELDACVMASDGSAGAVAAVTNSRNPVRLAEKVRTSTPHVILAGEGAERLEEHPVPNESLLTERTREELERWRQRGTDRPGRGTVGALALADDGRLAAATSTGGILAQYPGRLGDTPVPGAGTWCDERHALSGTGIGEAFLRSAACRSVALRIDLGASPAEALQAGLDDLVRARGDGGFIYLGRDGRFGFAYNTPMLALAYRTSRASYEDVQQEPGVHLFDDR; encoded by the coding sequence ATGGCGATGCTCCTCATCCACGGCGGCGCCGGCACCGTGCCGGAGAGGTACCGGGACGCCTACCGCGCGGGCCTGCGGGAGGCGGCCGACGCCGGCTACCGCGAGCTCCTGGCCTCCGGCGACCCGGTCGGCGCGGTGATCGCGTCGGTGAGCGCGATGGAGTCGAACGAGCGGGCCTTCAACGCCGGGGTGGGCGGCGCGCCCACGCGCGAGGGGCGGGTGGAGCTCGACGCCTGCGTGATGGCGAGCGACGGCAGCGCCGGGGCGGTGGCGGCGGTGACGAACTCGCGGAACCCCGTGCGGCTGGCGGAGAAGGTGCGTACGTCGACGCCGCACGTGATCCTCGCGGGCGAGGGCGCCGAGCGCCTCGAGGAGCATCCGGTGCCGAACGAGTCCCTGCTCACGGAGCGCACGAGGGAGGAGCTCGAGCGTTGGCGACAGCGCGGCACGGACAGGCCCGGACGCGGCACCGTGGGGGCGCTGGCGCTGGCCGACGACGGCCGGCTGGCCGCCGCCACCAGCACCGGCGGCATCCTGGCCCAGTACCCGGGACGCCTCGGCGACACGCCCGTGCCCGGCGCCGGCACCTGGTGCGACGAGCGCCACGCGCTGTCGGGCACCGGCATCGGCGAGGCGTTCCTCCGCAGCGCGGCCTGCCGCTCCGTGGCCCTGCGCATCGACCTGGGCGCGAGCCCCGCGGAGGCGCTGCAGGCCGGCCTCGACGACCTGGTGCGGGCGAGGGGCGACGGCGGCTTCATCTACCTCGGGCGGGACGGCCGCTTCGGCTTCGCCTACAACACGCCCATGCTGGCCCTGGCGTACAGGACGTCCCGAGCCTCCTACGAGGACGTGCAGCAGGAGCCGGGAGTGCACCTCTTCGACGACCGCTAG
- a CDS encoding S-adenosylmethionine:tRNA ribosyltransferase-isomerase, whose amino-acid sequence MTLTTRGASPGGGPVAAPGAGAAARTGSAGAPSRAPASGYRPRNAVRLMIADAATGAISHGRFDGIAEALAPGDVLVVNVSATVPAALDGVGAEGPVRLHLSSPVAGAVWTVEPRRPLGVGSAPWREFAGGEVELPAGAAAELLARDARSPRLWLAELRGVGDVLAYLRRHGQPIRYAHERRARPLSAYQTVFASTPGSAEMPSAGRPFTARLVARLAATGVVFAPVVLHCGVASFEAGERPDAERYEVGETTARLVNQARAAGRRVVAVGTTAARALETVADSAGVVHPGSGRTELLIGPERGVRAVDGLLTGWHEAGASHRALVEAVAGEELVHRCYAAAEERGYLWHEFGDALLVLAARRGGA is encoded by the coding sequence GTGACGCTGACGACGCGCGGCGCGTCGCCGGGCGGCGGACCGGTCGCGGCTCCGGGTGCCGGGGCGGCCGCGCGGACCGGCTCCGCGGGGGCCCCGTCCCGCGCCCCGGCGTCCGGCTACCGACCGCGGAACGCGGTCAGGCTGATGATCGCCGACGCCGCCACTGGCGCGATCTCCCACGGACGCTTCGACGGCATCGCCGAGGCGCTGGCGCCCGGCGACGTGCTCGTCGTCAACGTCTCGGCCACGGTGCCGGCGGCCCTCGACGGGGTCGGCGCCGAGGGGCCGGTGCGCCTGCACCTCTCCTCACCGGTGGCCGGCGCCGTGTGGACGGTGGAGCCGCGTCGGCCCCTGGGCGTCGGCTCGGCGCCCTGGCGGGAGTTCGCCGGCGGCGAGGTCGAGCTGCCGGCGGGCGCCGCGGCGGAGCTGCTGGCGCGCGACGCCCGCTCGCCGCGCCTGTGGCTCGCCGAGCTGCGGGGCGTGGGCGACGTGCTCGCCTACCTGCGGCGACACGGCCAGCCCATCCGCTACGCACACGAGCGTCGGGCGCGGCCCCTGAGCGCCTACCAGACCGTCTTCGCCAGCACGCCCGGCTCGGCCGAGATGCCGAGCGCGGGCCGGCCGTTCACGGCCAGGCTCGTCGCCCGGCTCGCCGCTACCGGCGTCGTCTTCGCCCCCGTGGTCCTGCACTGCGGCGTGGCGTCCTTCGAGGCCGGCGAGAGGCCCGACGCCGAGCGCTACGAGGTGGGCGAGACCACCGCGCGGCTCGTCAACCAGGCGCGCGCAGCCGGCCGGAGGGTGGTCGCCGTGGGTACCACCGCGGCCCGTGCCCTCGAGACCGTCGCCGACTCCGCCGGCGTCGTCCACCCCGGCAGCGGGCGCACCGAGCTGCTGATAGGCCCGGAGCGCGGGGTGAGGGCCGTCGACGGGCTCCTGACCGGCTGGCACGAGGCCGGCGCCTCGCACCGGGCGCTGGTCGAGGCCGTCGCGGGCGAGGAGCTGGTGCACCGCTGCTACGCGGCGGCCGAGGAGCGCGGCTACCTCTGGCACGAGTTCGGCGACGCGCTGCTCGTGCTGGCCGCGCGGCGCGGCGGGGCCTGA
- a CDS encoding SDR family oxidoreductase has product MNPPRTDEDGTADGRVAIVTGASRGLGLELTKRLVAGGWSVVVDARHGGELAEAVAGLGPRVRAVPGDVTDPVHRERLVAAARELGALELLVNNASTLGPTPLPGLAHYPLPALREVIETNVLAPLALVQACLPALEAAGGAVVNVTSDAAVEGYAGWGGYGASKAALEQLSRVLAAEQPRVRVYWVDPGDMNTRMQQDAYPGEDVSDRPPPSASVPGILRLVDERPPSGRYLARAEEVPG; this is encoded by the coding sequence ATGAACCCTCCGCGAACCGACGAAGACGGCACGGCGGACGGGCGCGTCGCCATCGTCACCGGCGCCTCCCGCGGCCTGGGGCTGGAGCTGACCAAGCGGCTGGTGGCAGGCGGCTGGAGCGTCGTCGTCGACGCGCGCCACGGGGGCGAGCTGGCCGAGGCGGTCGCCGGCCTCGGGCCCCGCGTACGCGCCGTCCCCGGCGACGTGACAGACCCGGTCCACCGCGAGCGCCTCGTGGCCGCGGCGAGAGAGCTGGGCGCCCTGGAGCTGCTCGTCAACAACGCCTCCACGCTCGGACCGACGCCGCTGCCCGGCCTGGCCCACTACCCGCTCCCCGCGCTCAGGGAGGTCATCGAGACGAACGTCCTCGCGCCGCTGGCGCTGGTCCAGGCCTGCCTGCCGGCGCTGGAGGCGGCGGGCGGCGCGGTCGTGAACGTGACCTCGGACGCCGCCGTCGAGGGCTACGCGGGCTGGGGCGGCTACGGCGCCTCGAAGGCCGCGCTCGAGCAGCTGAGCCGCGTCCTGGCCGCCGAGCAGCCGCGCGTGCGCGTCTACTGGGTCGACCCGGGCGACATGAACACGCGCATGCAGCAGGACGCCTACCCGGGCGAGGACGTCTCGGACCGCCCGCCGCCGAGCGCCAGCGTGCCCGGCATCCTGCGCCTCGTGGACGAGCGCCCGCCGTCCGGCCGCTACCTCGCCAGGGCGGAGGAGGTGCCCGGGTGA
- the soxR gene encoding redox-sensitive transcriptional activator SoxR has product MALPSHITIGELARRTGVATSALRFYEQRGLIRSERTSGNQRRYPRATVRRVSVIRAAQRCGISLAEIASVLSRLPDDRTPTAADWHELSTAWRQSLDERIATLQGLRDKLTGCIGCGCLSLDRCWLVNPDDQAASGGPGPRFLT; this is encoded by the coding sequence ATGGCCCTGCCCAGCCACATCACGATCGGCGAGCTGGCCCGCCGCACCGGCGTGGCCACGTCGGCGCTGCGGTTCTACGAGCAGCGCGGCCTCATCAGGTCGGAGCGCACTTCCGGCAACCAGCGACGCTACCCGCGCGCCACGGTGAGGCGCGTCTCGGTCATCCGCGCCGCCCAGCGCTGCGGCATCTCGCTGGCCGAGATCGCCTCGGTGCTCTCGCGCCTGCCGGACGACCGCACGCCCACGGCGGCTGACTGGCACGAGCTCTCCACGGCCTGGCGCCAGAGCCTCGACGAGCGCATCGCCACGCTCCAGGGCCTGCGCGACAAGCTCACGGGCTGCATCGGCTGCGGCTGCCTCTCCCTCGACCGCTGCTGGCTCGTCAACCCCGACGACCAGGCGGCGAGCGGCGGTCCCGGTCCGCGGTTCCTCACCTAG
- a CDS encoding DNA translocase FtsK yields MRKSRRERQRQGDKTPDIEALGLVLTAAGLFLVGVLVPAIPSGELGRTVRGALTGNVGWAAYCLAVPPLVLGGFFLLRRNPSWWPRVLLGYLVLVAGLWGVSAAVRPDVAGAWGASLRSALGPTWGVVAVVPAVVVAALGHDLLRGWRPFRTLTLSLRAAADAVRTAYEAAARARRTAKDRAAFHADAALVRKGLAELDKDLQALSELYPSSAELDRWRAEVRAAHREMRAPTPQGLRDARADLKAWQSAVADFARDRAADLGAHLDAEAALPPEPGVGTFEAWCAALKQAIDDPVTAPGQAAQALDRLRKGLALDLTALMERNRKLTRERDLDRRSLKGMAPRRLVEASAAHARRVEAFRELEREADRLGLDAEALEPWRELVDALAEVREGEPVAEVEDYDATLAGELDAKGRAVLSQLEGWRAALAAVARRAAAERAAMAERAAAEREEASAAGVEAVDTDGLGGQDAAAWTAEPDLPWDAPGAGVEDALLDDLVAVGAAPQGASAAAQPARAHRAPPLTVVASGAADEGGEEAPSREPVGAIDIQVPPVALLDDVEASPQDREQMLQEHRARVRQIDETLANFKLGGRVVAAVRGPTVTRFEVEPAPGEKISRFANLSDDLALAMAVGSVRIEAPIPGKSVIGLEVPNAHRELVRFREAVEAPTYKRSKARLPLVLGKSIDGEMVVGDLARMPHLLIAGSTGSGKSVAVNALIASLLFRFLPTELRFLMIDPKMVELTPFDGIPHLLRPVVTNPKDAAGVLIGAVAHMERRYQMMSKIGAKNLDQYNEKARNLDMPPMPFIVIVIDELADLMITSPKEVESSIMRLAQMARATGMHLILATQRPSVDILTSLIKVNVPARMAFAVSSSHDSRTILDGMGAERLIGLGDMLFYQPGLVKAVRLQGPFVSENEIARLAEFLRRQYFDDDFVEAYGADFDPPPADESTASGLIDWNDDKLRAAAELVISEGQASVSRLQRRLSVGHARAGKLMDSLEALGIVGPHTGSKPREVLVAMEELPEIFGK; encoded by the coding sequence GTGCGCAAGAGCCGACGGGAACGGCAACGTCAGGGCGACAAGACGCCCGACATCGAGGCCCTGGGCCTGGTCCTGACGGCCGCGGGCCTGTTCCTCGTCGGCGTGCTCGTGCCCGCGATCCCGTCCGGCGAGCTGGGGCGGACCGTGCGCGGCGCGCTGACGGGCAACGTCGGCTGGGCCGCCTACTGCCTGGCGGTCCCGCCGCTGGTCCTGGGCGGCTTCTTCCTCCTGCGGCGCAACCCGTCCTGGTGGCCGCGGGTCCTGCTCGGCTACCTGGTGCTCGTCGCGGGCCTGTGGGGCGTCTCGGCCGCCGTGCGGCCCGACGTGGCCGGGGCCTGGGGCGCCAGCCTCAGGTCCGCGCTCGGCCCCACCTGGGGCGTCGTCGCCGTCGTGCCGGCCGTCGTCGTGGCCGCGCTGGGCCACGACCTCCTGCGCGGCTGGCGCCCGTTCCGCACGCTGACGCTGTCGCTGCGGGCGGCGGCGGACGCGGTGCGCACGGCCTACGAGGCCGCGGCGCGGGCGCGGCGCACCGCCAAGGACCGCGCCGCGTTCCACGCCGACGCCGCGCTGGTGCGTAAGGGCCTCGCCGAGCTCGACAAGGACCTGCAGGCGCTGAGCGAGCTCTACCCGTCCAGCGCCGAGCTGGACCGGTGGCGCGCCGAGGTGAGGGCGGCCCACCGCGAGATGCGCGCGCCCACGCCCCAGGGCCTGCGCGACGCCAGGGCCGACCTGAAGGCGTGGCAGTCCGCCGTGGCCGACTTCGCCCGCGACCGCGCCGCCGACCTCGGCGCCCACCTCGACGCCGAGGCGGCGCTGCCTCCCGAGCCGGGGGTCGGCACCTTCGAGGCCTGGTGCGCAGCGCTGAAGCAGGCGATCGACGACCCGGTCACGGCGCCCGGCCAGGCCGCGCAGGCCCTCGACCGCCTGCGCAAGGGGCTGGCCCTCGACCTCACGGCGCTGATGGAGCGCAACAGGAAGCTGACCCGCGAGCGCGACCTCGACCGGCGGTCCCTCAAGGGCATGGCGCCGCGGCGGCTCGTCGAGGCGTCGGCGGCGCACGCGCGCCGCGTCGAGGCGTTCCGCGAGCTCGAGCGCGAGGCCGACCGCCTCGGCCTCGACGCCGAGGCGCTGGAGCCGTGGCGCGAGCTGGTGGACGCCCTGGCGGAGGTCAGGGAGGGGGAGCCGGTCGCGGAGGTCGAGGACTACGACGCCACCCTGGCCGGCGAGCTCGACGCCAAGGGCCGCGCGGTCCTCTCCCAGCTCGAGGGTTGGCGGGCGGCTCTCGCCGCCGTCGCCAGGCGGGCGGCGGCCGAGCGGGCGGCCATGGCCGAGCGCGCCGCCGCCGAGCGGGAGGAGGCGTCGGCGGCCGGCGTGGAGGCCGTGGACACCGACGGCCTAGGCGGACAGGACGCGGCCGCATGGACCGCCGAGCCCGACCTGCCCTGGGACGCGCCGGGCGCGGGGGTCGAGGACGCCCTGCTCGACGACCTGGTCGCCGTGGGAGCCGCGCCCCAGGGCGCATCCGCGGCGGCGCAGCCGGCGCGCGCGCACCGGGCGCCGCCGCTCACGGTCGTGGCCTCGGGGGCAGCCGACGAGGGCGGCGAGGAGGCCCCGTCGCGCGAGCCCGTCGGCGCCATCGACATCCAGGTGCCGCCCGTCGCGCTCCTCGACGACGTCGAGGCCTCGCCGCAGGACCGCGAGCAGATGCTCCAGGAGCACCGCGCGCGCGTCAGGCAGATCGACGAGACGCTGGCGAACTTCAAGCTGGGCGGCCGGGTGGTCGCGGCCGTGCGCGGGCCGACCGTCACGCGCTTCGAGGTGGAGCCGGCGCCGGGCGAGAAGATCAGCCGCTTCGCGAACCTCTCCGACGACCTGGCGCTGGCGATGGCCGTGGGGTCCGTGCGCATCGAGGCGCCGATCCCGGGCAAGAGCGTGATCGGCCTCGAGGTGCCGAACGCCCACCGCGAGCTCGTGCGCTTCCGCGAGGCCGTTGAGGCGCCCACCTACAAGCGCTCGAAGGCGCGCCTGCCGCTCGTGCTCGGCAAGTCGATCGACGGCGAGATGGTCGTGGGCGACCTCGCCCGCATGCCGCACCTGCTCATCGCCGGCTCGACCGGCTCGGGCAAGTCGGTGGCGGTGAACGCGCTGATCGCCTCGCTGCTGTTCAGGTTCCTGCCGACCGAGCTGCGCTTCCTGATGATCGACCCGAAGATGGTCGAGCTGACGCCCTTCGACGGCATCCCCCACCTGCTGCGTCCCGTCGTCACGAACCCGAAGGACGCCGCCGGGGTGCTGATCGGCGCCGTGGCTCACATGGAGCGCCGCTACCAGATGATGTCGAAGATCGGCGCGAAGAACCTCGACCAGTACAACGAGAAGGCGCGCAACCTCGACATGCCGCCGATGCCGTTCATCGTCATCGTCATCGACGAGCTGGCCGACCTCATGATCACGAGCCCGAAGGAGGTCGAGTCGTCGATCATGCGGCTGGCGCAGATGGCGCGCGCGACCGGCATGCACCTGATCCTCGCCACCCAGCGCCCGTCGGTGGACATCCTCACGAGCCTGATCAAGGTCAACGTGCCGGCGCGCATGGCGTTCGCCGTCTCCTCGAGCCACGACTCCCGCACGATCCTCGACGGCATGGGCGCCGAGCGTCTCATCGGCCTGGGCGACATGCTCTTCTACCAGCCGGGCCTGGTGAAAGCCGTGCGCCTCCAGGGGCCGTTCGTCAGCGAGAACGAGATCGCCAGGCTGGCCGAGTTCCTGCGCCGGCAGTACTTCGACGACGACTTCGTGGAGGCGTACGGCGCCGACTTCGACCCGCCGCCCGCCGACGAGTCGACGGCCAGCGGCCTCATCGACTGGAACGACGACAAGCTGCGCGCCGCCGCCGAGCTCGTGATCAGCGAGGGCCAGGCCAGCGTCTCGCGCCTGCAGCGGCGCCTGTCCGTCGGCCACGCCCGCGCGGGCAAGCTCATGGACTCGCTCGAGGCCCTCGGCATCGTGGGGCCGCACACGGGCAGCAAGCCGCGCGAGGTGCTGGTGGCCATGGAGGAGCTGCCGGAGATCTTCGGGAAGTAG